Proteins from one Cryptomeria japonica chromosome 4, Sugi_1.0, whole genome shotgun sequence genomic window:
- the LOC131875053 gene encoding putative leucine-rich repeat receptor-like serine/threonine-protein kinase At2g24130 has protein sequence MEIAQGMAYLHHYCFLQVIHCDLKPSNVLLGDDMTSYTADFGISKLIFSNSADSLTSIDALRGSIDYIAPENGIGGNLTTKGDVYSYEILILELLTRRRPTDDMFSEVINL, from the exons ATGGAGATAGCACAAGGAATGGCATATCTTCATCATTATTGCTTTCTTCAAGTGATTCATTGTGACCTCAAGCCTAGCAATGTTCTATTAGGAGATGACATGACTTCATACACAGCAGACTTTGGCATTTCCAAGCTTATTTTCAGCAATTCTGCAGATTCTTTGACTTCTATAGATGCACTTAGAGGATCTATTGACTACATTGCACCAG AGAATGGCATAGGTGGAAATCTTACTACAAAGGGAGATGTATACAGTTATGAAATTCTAATTCTAGAGTTGTTGACAAGGAGGCGACCAACAGATGATATGTTCAGTGAAGTAATTAATCTATAA